Proteins encoded within one genomic window of Triticum aestivum cultivar Chinese Spring chromosome 2D, IWGSC CS RefSeq v2.1, whole genome shotgun sequence:
- the LOC123054316 gene encoding 36.4 kDa proline-rich protein, which translates to MARIAPLVLAALLSVLVAPSSACPSCPTPTTPPPPPPPKVKPPPPPSSVPCPPPPYSPAPTPPTPATPTPPAPSSPTGKCPVDVLKLVACVDALNGLVHAVVGAKASETCCPLLSGVADLDAALCLCTTIKAKVLNVKLVLPVAISVLVNQCGKHVPSSFQCPS; encoded by the coding sequence ATGGCCCGCATTGCGCCTCTCGTGCTGGCGGCGCTGCTCTCCGTGCTGGTCGCGCCCTCGTCGGCGTGCCCCAGCTGCCCGACCCCGACGacgcctcccccgccgccgccgccgaaggtgaagcccccgcccccgccgtcgtCCGTGCCGTGCCCCCCGCCGCCGTACTCCCCCGCGCCGACGCCCCCGACGCCGGCGACGCCGACCCCTCCGGCGCCGTCGTCGCCGACGGGCAAGTGCCCCGTGGACGTGCTGAAGCTGGTGGCGTGCGTGGACGCGCTCAACGGGCTGGTGCACGCGGTGGTGGGCGCCAAGGCCAGCGAGACCTGCTGCCCGCTGCTGTCCGGCGTGGCCGACCTCGACGCCGCGCTCTGCCTCTGCACCACCATCAAGGCCAAGGTGCTGAACGTCAAACTCGTGCTCCCCGTCGCCATCTCGGTGCTCGTCAACCAGTGCGGCAAGCACGTGCCGTCCTCGTTCCAGTGCCCTTCATAA